One Proteinivorax tanatarense DNA segment encodes these proteins:
- a CDS encoding DEAD/DEAH box helicase yields MNFKNYKLNKNLIEALEKRRITTPTPIQAKAIPLILQNRDVVGQAQTGTGKTLAFLLPLFEKIDKEDPHIQAVVIAPTRELVTQLIDEARLLAKGKDINIASAYGGQDTERQLKKIKRGAQLLIGTPGRMLDYITRKQVNFGKMSMLVLDEADQMFHMGFMQEVEAILKQMPQKRRQTMLFSATMPGQIRALVSKHMANPKEIKIKGDKVTLEEIKQLVVLTSETKKVDALCKYIDDNHPFMGIVFCHSKQRAIELNILLSKRGYNSEELHGELNQSKRKKVMKNFRDLKTQFLIATDLAARGLDIEGVTHIFNYDVPQNSQWYIHRMGRTGRMGEQGTVVTFVTPKDKKRLEYIEKSIKLTLPKVKAFTNRGDFIAEKPSLISPQSKSKKNKTKSSIKRLSKKKSKNKKSINKKYRKK; encoded by the coding sequence ATGAATTTTAAAAACTACAAACTAAATAAAAACCTTATAGAAGCATTAGAAAAAAGGAGAATAACAACGCCGACACCAATACAGGCAAAGGCGATACCGCTTATTTTGCAAAATAGAGATGTAGTGGGACAAGCACAAACAGGCACTGGTAAGACCCTTGCCTTCCTTTTGCCGTTATTTGAGAAAATAGATAAAGAAGACCCGCATATACAAGCTGTTGTTATAGCTCCAACTAGAGAGCTAGTTACTCAGTTAATTGATGAAGCTAGGTTATTAGCTAAAGGTAAAGACATAAACATTGCTTCTGCCTATGGGGGGCAGGATACAGAAAGGCAGCTTAAAAAAATAAAAAGGGGTGCCCAACTGCTAATAGGCACTCCTGGTAGAATGTTGGATTACATAACTAGAAAACAAGTTAACTTTGGAAAAATGTCTATGCTTGTACTTGACGAAGCTGATCAAATGTTTCATATGGGCTTTATGCAGGAAGTGGAGGCTATACTTAAACAAATGCCACAAAAACGTCGGCAAACTATGCTTTTTTCTGCCACTATGCCAGGCCAAATAAGAGCATTAGTGTCAAAACATATGGCTAACCCTAAAGAAATAAAAATAAAAGGGGATAAAGTAACTTTAGAGGAAATAAAGCAATTAGTTGTGTTAACATCGGAAACTAAAAAAGTAGATGCTTTATGTAAATATATAGACGACAACCACCCTTTTATGGGTATAGTGTTTTGTCATTCAAAACAAAGGGCTATAGAATTAAACATACTGCTTAGCAAAAGAGGTTATAACTCTGAGGAACTTCATGGGGAGTTGAATCAATCTAAGAGAAAAAAAGTGATGAAAAATTTCAGAGACTTAAAAACTCAGTTTCTAATAGCTACTGATTTAGCTGCTCGGGGACTTGATATTGAGGGAGTTACCCATATATTTAACTATGATGTTCCGCAAAACTCTCAATGGTATATACATAGAATGGGTAGGACAGGTAGAATGGGAGAGCAGGGGACTGTAGTTACTTTTGTCACACCGAAAGACAAGAAAAGACTGGAGTATATAGAAAAAAGTATAAAGTTGACTTTGCCAAAAGTTAAGGCTTTTACCAATCGAGGAGACTTTATAGCGGAGAAACCGTCTTTAATATCACCTCAAAGTAAGAGCAAAAAAAATAAAACAAAAAGCAGTATTAAAAGACTTAGCAAGAAAAAGTCTAAAAACAAAAAAAGTATAAATAAAAAGTATAGAAAAAAATAA
- a CDS encoding methyl-accepting chemotaxis protein, translated as MENGGFRGKTVRALDNFNSSIKIGIKLKIVMSIVFALLLSPFVSELIIRFLSNFLSIDIEASYLTTIINIIVVTFMLLFQIDIIILKPLKKIENVAKDLDLNKRIDVRTHDEVGRLAIYINNFLDVTSATVKNVSEALEQVSSSSEELSAISQQSTSASEEITSSIEEIATGSQTQAESTEKGAKNSNDLGKLIDDNVTSLKELHSSTKDMNKLKEEGYKSLNYLIEKTNESNDATERVSELVSNTNNSAEQIEVATEIIKDISAQTNLLALNAAIEAARAGEAGKGFSVVAEEIRKLSEQSNKSAEEIINVIENLTNLTKTAVETIEQTSGLAKSQRESLSNTKEKFDGISVAIDDMRDSIENIYDNSQEMTDQKEEVISAIDNLAIVSEQNSANTKEVATASEQQSASMEEIASASETLSKLANEVQLAINNFKLE; from the coding sequence ATGGAAAATGGAGGGTTTAGAGGTAAAACTGTACGTGCTTTGGATAACTTTAATAGTTCTATAAAGATAGGTATTAAATTAAAAATTGTTATGAGTATTGTTTTTGCACTACTATTAAGTCCGTTTGTATCTGAACTTATTATAAGATTTTTAAGTAATTTTTTAAGTATCGACATAGAGGCTTCATATCTAACCACTATAATCAATATTATTGTAGTTACTTTTATGCTTTTATTTCAAATAGATATAATTATACTAAAACCCTTGAAAAAGATAGAAAATGTAGCTAAGGATTTGGATTTGAATAAAAGGATAGATGTAAGGACCCATGATGAAGTGGGAAGGTTAGCCATTTATATTAATAATTTTCTGGATGTGACATCGGCAACAGTAAAAAACGTATCCGAAGCATTAGAGCAGGTCTCCTCTTCATCTGAGGAATTAAGCGCTATAAGTCAGCAATCAACCTCTGCATCTGAGGAAATAACTAGCAGCATAGAAGAGATAGCGACTGGATCGCAAACTCAAGCCGAAAGTACTGAAAAAGGGGCTAAAAACAGTAATGATTTAGGGAAATTGATTGATGATAATGTTACAAGCTTAAAAGAGTTGCATAGTTCAACTAAAGATATGAATAAACTTAAAGAAGAGGGATATAAATCTTTAAATTATTTAATAGAAAAAACAAATGAGAGTAATGATGCTACAGAAAGGGTAAGTGAATTAGTTTCAAATACTAATAATAGTGCGGAGCAAATTGAAGTTGCTACGGAAATAATTAAAGATATTTCTGCTCAAACAAATCTTTTAGCATTAAATGCTGCAATAGAGGCAGCAAGAGCGGGAGAAGCGGGAAAAGGGTTTTCAGTTGTAGCGGAGGAAATTCGTAAACTTTCAGAGCAATCTAATAAATCTGCAGAAGAAATAATAAATGTCATAGAGAATCTAACTAATCTAACTAAAACCGCGGTTGAAACAATAGAGCAAACATCTGGGTTAGCAAAAAGCCAAAGAGAAAGCTTAAGTAATACTAAGGAAAAATTTGATGGGATATCAGTTGCTATTGATGATATGAGAGATTCAATCGAGAATATATATGATAATAGCCAAGAAATGACTGATCAAAAAGAAGAAGTAATATCTGCTATAGATAACCTTGCAATAGTTTCAGAGCAAAATTCTGCTAACACAAAAGAGGTGGCAACAGCGTCTGAGCAGCAGTCAGCTTCTATGGAGGAAATAGCAAGCGCAAGTGAAACGCTGTCTAAGCTAGCTAATGAAGTGCAACTTGCCATCAATAATTTTAAGCTAGAATAA